From Xiphophorus couchianus chromosome 7, X_couchianus-1.0, whole genome shotgun sequence:
GGCTGGCCAGCTCAGGTTCTGTTTGGAGAAGGGAGAAGTTGGTAGGAACCAGGGTTGAGAGATCTGACAGAGGAATTCATAGAGAGGGCGTACAGTCTCAAAGGTGGAGAGCCATGGATTCAGGTAAGTACAATGGAGGCTCTGAGGTAGTAACGAGGAGAGAGCTGGCAGGCCATGAAGTATGGAGCCCGGCTGGGTGAGGAGCAAGTAGATTTGATCCTCTGACAGGAGAGAGACTACATGGGCCACcttctgtcaaaatttaatcgGAGTTTGATGGATGAGTGATTAATGACCCGTGACTAATTGATATTAATTTCCGGTCACATGATGCCCCTCCCCCCATCCGGTCACATGATGCCCCTCCCCCCATCCGGTCACATGACCTCAGCGTGCTTAACACGTGTTACACTATATTCCCGCTAATTTCAATTCAACCAATAGAAACAGAGACAGGCTCTGAGTTTTATgagtaatacaattaaagtataaaaaacaataagtgataaataatcaagaataatatacgatataatatatttaaatagaatgttgTAATTAACTCCGGTTTTGCTCACCAACCCGTccgtgtttgtgcgtgtgtccGGGCAGAATACTGGACACACATGTCCCTGAGGATGTCTCAACGCCATACAGTGTTTAAGGTGAACTCCTTCTGACCTCTATGAGTTTGAATTAGCCAATAGAAGCAGAGACAAGGGGTTCGGTGTTAGAAAATCAATAGTAACATACAATATAtgatatttaaatagaatgttgTAATTAACTCCGGTTTTGCTCACCAAGCCGTtcgtgtttgtgcgtgtgtccGGGGAGAATACTGTACAGAGATGTCCCTCAGGATGTCTCAACGCCATACAGTGTTTAAGGGGAACTCCGCGTGACACGCGTGGCTCTGTATATTTCCGATCATCTCAATTGGGTCTCTATCGGGGGTTGATTGATATGATGTAAACGCCAGCACAGGATTCATTCTCGTGACTTTAGGGAGGGTGGGGGTGGGAGGCCCCACGACAGTGCTGTTCACCAGgccatttgtgtgtgtgtgtgtgtgtgtgtataaagacatatagaaacaaaagtccctaaagaaaacctacagtttaactattttactgcattatttATGGTAGCACAATTAGCCGGTGTTGactatgagtttgtgatttccttcatcacttcaattttaaactgtaatagattttctttttctgtaacacttgctagtgtgatacatttcagtaaatgttcctcatttgtacAACGTACTTCTGAAGAATAtgtgacagacagtaaacaggcctactcaaatttaacttttatctttccgcagttaaagaatttgttcagacttttccagaatttGGCCCGGCATCACtgtgaatgattttgttcaggtttttttcttgctgttgaatcaacactgatcttcccactgcttcatgttttctccaaaatagtaaatcttggtttaaatacatttaaactcatagatttttttctgtaacacttgctagtgtgaaACATGTTAGTAAAAGTTCCtcatctgtaaatttatttctgaacaatATCTGACAGGGACTAAACAGGCCTCGGTGAGGTTCCCTTGGATTtcgattgatttattgaatgtgtaaatatttatcatatagtttttttcttttggtgtttgttgcacaaatttaaatatatgccGGCTATCAGCCAAAAATTCAAtcagtgaatttgtgttttttcttaaatactcccTCTCACCGAGACTTACTTACATCTTCTGACAACTAGCTTATAATAACTTACAATAACATTGACTAAGTTTGCTATTGGTACattttacctaaaaataaaaattaaacatactcactACACAACCGTACTCCAAGAGTTGCTCACAAAatggtgaattgttttgttacctttaaaatgatctgcagcttttgttccttGGTCCTAATGAtgctgttcactaatgttcactAACAGACCGTAAACCTCTTGTAATTGATAagcttataaatgatcaatgcGAAGCATCAGTATGCGGTAAAGAAGATCATATCAgtcagattaagtaaaatatcattatactcaaagcaatcaaaattatatttctctgaaaggtcatttttccttttcagagaGTTTAGACTGTATGAAAGGAATCAGTGAAATATACTATGCAATATTTAATCTGCTGCATTCCGATAATAAAACTTCAACTGTGAATTGAATGATTACATTGCATCTAGATACAAAAGAATCAACCGTTAATTAGTAATCATACTGACTAacaagatctgatcaaacaagAAACTTGACTACCTCAAGGGATTTCTCACATTGGAGAATAAACCGTCTGACTTTCTTTAGCCACTAAATTTAACCTTACCAAAGTTTTGCCTTGGAGCAAACAGGTACTGAGTTTGAAGCAGATCAGACGCCTTCAGCCATTTGCTAAAGCTAGACTCCGgccttcctcactgtaaaataaaacattagacttaaaaaaagttcaagcgaACATCACTGAATTATCATCGACTTGTTGTTTGTACTCATCTTAAGCAAGTGGCAGGAACAtttggatatatatataaaaaaagctttataagttaatctatttaagttgagtccatgcaacaagtaaaataaaataaaaagtgaattatttgaaagtaaTGAGGATTTAGGGtggtaaaagttgaacattttaacatgtccAGACACTACAccatttctgctcaagcaaaccaaaaggttttgaacagaacaaccatgtcaaataatgagaccgtgaatctttaatctatgtagcaaatatattgctgctgctgtaagcagaaaataaaataagttttacggagaataatattttggatgagtttaagaatattgtttgcCAAAATCACACGGTGTAACTAcacttgtcttttatatgtagcagtaattgaatctttttgaggcaattggtttgcataaattaaagtaaatacgGTCTATTTTCCTGCTCCACATACTTAGCTAGCAATGTGCCAGTTAGCTTCCCAGTCTGATCCTCTGGGCAATGTCTTGATTCAGTCAAATCTTCTATCTTGTATCTCCTGAACTCTGATATTTTGCTTGCTGGTCTTCATCGTGCTCTGAATGGAGTATCGggtttctcttactttaacccGCCCAACTTACACCTGATTGGCATGTTAGCCTTTTGATTCCCTCCCAGTGAGGCGGTGCTTCACAAAGCAAACTGTTTGTCAAACTGTTGATCTGCCTCATAGCTGTTTTAGAAGATATGGTGACTGAGGTTTAGACAGTACTAGCCGGctcatgcagcttgtttttactaGATGGCAGTCCTAAAAgtacatatctttaaaatatgaataaatacgtACAATTCCATAATTATTCGATCCAGCGGTTATAGAAGTTTTGTAATAATGCAATTCaggtattttacattttctggactAAAGGAGGATTTCAGTTCAACACCTGTGGTTTCTTAATGTAAGTGTTTCTGCTACTTGACAAGAAACagggttaaaagaggatttagaaagcaaaatacaaagatgacagttgtttttaccgagagcAAGGCTGTGACTAGTTATCAGGACAGCATGAGACCTGTAAAACTGTTGGGCATCTGTTCCAACAATTTATTAatctttaggaaatattttttggacaCAGCCATCCGCAGGAGCAAGATGAAGCAAGAACATCACAACACCggatgtattttttcatccttctatctgtgatttaaaacaatttttaattttgtgtcatcttaaagatggaaagagtcaattattttttcacccatggaaaagtgtaatgtgtttattatgagtAGGATTAAacaagctgaaggaaaacaaagaaaaaggataaataaatattcattgatACAGAACCGAATCAGCAAATATGAACTTATGAAACTATTGAAACCTTCAAGAATTTATGTTGtgtaagatatttaagaaaCTAGTACTGAATCTGCGctcatgaatttctttattcGGTCGTTATCTGTAAAATACgtttaccttttgttttgttgaacacCAGACATCTCATCTCTTTCCCACAGTTTTTCACTTAGTTCCACTACTGCTGTGGATTTTATAGTCAATGTTTAAAGCCAACAGAGTCTGAAGCGATGGAGGAAATTTACGTCAATATGGAACCTGTTGGAAAAACTGCATCTAATCACACAGGTAAGAACAAAGTTACAGAGAAATTTAGTATGTAATGAATTCaattttgctaaggttgaggtttttgttaaggttggAGCAGCTCCAAAGAGAGGCTCTGCCTCCATGCGGCTGTCTGTTTGGGAatcctgaatgttttacttttggctGAACTCATCGCCCTCAGTGTTCACAGTGAGTCTTGTTttagtcatcttaaagatgtaaaaagactagattttatgtttctgttatatttaaaaaaaaaaaaaaaagtcattgttCCCCTTCTAAAATCAAACTGATCAAATagcaaaggtttaaaacagaataaagcttggtgactcaaagttttgcagagaggtgaaacattacacatgagtttgattcattttcagcaATGGTTGCATTTGTAGCCATTTAGGTTAGCGTGTCTttaatatcttttcttttttcaaactatttacccAACGATTCATTGTTCAGTGTTACCTCAGTTTAAATTCTACAGGCATAACCAAAATCATGAAACTATTTTATAAGTCTTAAGTGAAAACACGGTCTTGCcacttctttttgcaaacatgtttgttaattttttttgcagctcatcacatgacagcagatttttctgacatcagCAACATTCTGACcgagcagaacagcagcagcaagttTCCCTCCATGAACGCTAACTTCACTGAAACGGCTCCACGAGCTGAAGACACTTTAAGGTtggtcaaaactttaaaaaatgtggatCTCGTTAAAAATTGAATTCTACTCTGAATTGTAGAGTATAACtaataactttcctttttgGTCTAAATGGATATAATGTAAattaacaacttttattttaatttattaagtgctCTATCATTTGCGTGTGCTGAAAAACAACgatgtaaaacaaactaaactttgatttttttctccttaaaggGAAATTGTGTCCTACAGAACGAACAAACATCAGTTGTTCCTGTTCATCCAGGGGCTGCGGAAGAAGAGAAGAGCAGATCCACTAGTGATGGATGATTAGGATCTGTGTTCACTGTGATATTATTCACCAACAATAATGTAGCTTACggtgttacataaaatcctaaagATAAAATGTACACTTCCAACAGTTGTGACCTGCATCTAATAACACAACAATTTTATCGCCTatactctgtgtttttctttcttgttaaaacTCTGACGTGATAAacaaacgtttttttttgtttgtttgggggtttttttgtatttttgcagaggATCGGTTGATGCGTTCTGATTGTGTATTAATGTGACTTTTACTACGAAACTTTATGGAGTTCCAGTTGTGTCCGGTAATAGAGGATTAAGTTCTATCTTggtaaaattatatttccaattatttactatcatttgtaataaagtgatgCCAACACCACGGATTCAACAGTGAGGAGTTTGTTctagtcatcttaaagatggaaagagtcaatGTTGTGCTGATTCTGAGTAGCTGAATGATTAactgaatgactttttattcatttcagagtTCAATCAGCGAGATTATTCATTTTGTGGTGATCCTAGTctatgaaagaaagaaacaaagaaagaaagcagcaaatgtACATGTTGGTTCCCCTGAAAATATGGATAAATTCAGTCATTGTAGGGTTAAAGTAATTTGAAGAGGGAGAAGCGTATAAACAAGTCAATGACGAGTCAATGACATGAtgcattctgcattttttaactCGGTTAActtaacgttttgttttttttactgactttaatacatttaaatcgCTACATTGTTTGATAAGTAGAatggaaatgactttttttgtaaacgGTCTTGTAAATTAGCGTTTTATAAatcaactgaattgaattaagaaATTTGACCTTCGGATTGGACTGAAGAGAAATAATGAGCAATGTTTTATGGGTTTGGGTTTTATAAAGCAAAGATTGGTATTTGTGTAACatcaaaagttcatttttgaGGCAAACAGAAAATCCAGCTTATTATAGTTTACTAGGACTAACAACCCCCggacaaatttggaaaaaaattctgcaaagtGGGTGGTGCTTTAAAGAACAATGAGAGTGTGGGGATAGATGGTGAGGGGATAAGCAAGGCTGTAGTAAGCGCCGTTACCAATTTGGTACTTTGTGGTTATAGTTTTCTCCAAGTTGCGCTTAAGAAAGTATGAACATGGGCAAAACTGAGAAACTCTATCAATCAACCAACTGGACATTGAAGTATGTCACCGGAGATTTGTTCTCCTGTCCACGCGATGAATCCTTGGCCCACTGCATCAGTGAAGACTGTCGCATGGGAGCAGGCATAGCGGTGATGTTCAAGAAGAAGTTTGGTCGAGTCTCAGAGTTAAAGAAGCAGAGTGAGTCAGACTAGTTactaaaatctttgttttggaaaaaatgttttatgtttttgcagttcatTCAAATGTCTGATTTCAACAGCAAGTGCTAAATCATatcctgttttgtattttttattttttttgtatgtccTAATAGAGAAGCTGCCAGGGCAGTGTGCTGTCCTGACACATGATCAACGTTTCATCTACTATCTGGTAAACATACCACAATTATACTGCATAGGACCAAAACCTGTTTCATTATTCAATCTGGTAACTGTATCTTTCCTATTATGTGTCTCAgatcacaaagaaaaaagccaGCCAGAAACCCACGTATGTCAACCTAAGACAGAGTCTGGAAGACATGAAATCTCACTGCTTAGAAAATGGTGTCAATAGGATATCAATACCTCGGTTTGTAGAAACTACTGTGGATAAATAACTATAAATCTTAAATCTTCTTCTTTATTGGgaataattaatcaatttgCTTGTCTCGTATCTCCTCCCTCAGAATTGGCTGTGGCCTGGACCAGCTGCAGTGGTCAAAGGTGTCAAAGATCCTGGAACAGATCTTTAAAGAGACAAATATCTCCATCACAGTGTACAGCCTGCCCTGTGTTGGGTCAAAGCTTCAAATGCATGCCGTGTAGTACATTTTCATTGTGggttttttagctttaaatccCTTATAATCTCTTAAAATTTTGGATGAAATCAACACTCCTTAAACAGTTTtaaggaaacaataaataaggaaacaataaaaacctccCCATAAGATGTTTAGATACAAGACTTTTAACATCCCACTGATGTAAAAAATGATGTTTCTTGCCATTAAAGATACGAAACTTATTCCAAACACTGATGTTGCACTCTGTGAATATCATACTACATGATGCTACTACTAAATCATGCTACACAAAGTGATCCAACAAAGCCCCTGAGGCAGGTAAAATACAATAGTTATGCCTAAAATTTGTTCTTTGTTATTCTAAATCTATATAGTTGTTGAAAACGTAGCTTTTCCTGTGAATCTGTAAATCTAAATTGTGAAAGAGTTTGCTTCTCTAGCTTTATTTTCCTGACCCAAATTCAGGAGCAAGGTTGCTGTCAca
This genomic window contains:
- the LOC114148270 gene encoding ADP-ribose glycohydrolase OARD1-like; protein product: MNMGKTEKLYQSTNWTLKYVTGDLFSCPRDESLAHCISEDCRMGAGIAVMFKKKFGRVSELKKQKKLPGQCAVLTHDQRFIYYLITKKKASQKPTYVNLRQSLEDMKSHCLENGVNRISIPRIGCGLDQLQWSKVSKILEQIFKETNISITVYSLPCVGSKLQMHAV